ACTGAAGCGCAAGAAAAAGCCTTTGATGAGTTTAAGGCTTTAAATTCTGGAGAGGTAAGCTCAGAAGAGTTAGAGCCTGAAGCACAGGCTTCTGATGACTTAAAAAGCTAAACGGCTTGGTTATAACATAAGGGGCTGTCCTAGATAATTAGCTCAAACCCTGTTTAACCCATTGTTTTAATTGTAGTAATTGCGACTTTGGGTCACTGTGATTAAAACGCCACTCACATTCCTTTAAATAGAGGTGAAAATGCTCTTTTGGGACCCCGTTAAACTTACGTAGATGCCGTTTAGCTTGGTTCCAGAAGTTCTCTATACCGTTAATATGATTCTTGTCATTAACAAAGGTTTTAGAGTGGTTGATACGATAATGAGTAAACTCACTGACATCTAATGCGTTATAGCTTTTAAATGAGTCAGTATAAACAATGCTATCAGGCTTCACTTTTTCTCTTATGATGGGGATCAAAGTATCTGCTTTAGCATTGGGTATAATACAAGCGTAGACCTTGCCATTACGCTTTAGTAGGCCAAACACGGGCACTTTGCTACCAGCACCTCGCCCTCGCTTGCCTTTACGAGTTCCACCAAAGTATGATTCGTCTACTTCGATTTCGCCTTCAAATAGACCAGGGTCTTGGCTATTCTCGTAAATAAGTAGTCGTAGCCTATGAAAGTAATAACTGGCTGTAGTTTTATTAACACCAACTAGGCTTGCTGCTGTTCTGGCGGTAGAACCGGCAACAAATAACTCGATTAGTCTGCTTTGTTTATACCAACTTAGTTTGCTTTTTCTCATAGTGCTATCCTAAATAATTTTACTTATCTGACCCCAGTTCGGGATAAGCCCCATTGTAACTCATTGATACTATTTACAATGTTGCTACCTGTCCCTGCTGAGGCATATTTTTGATGGTGGGTTTATAGGGAAACCAGCAATAAGCAATTAAACCTGACAGCAAGTTTGTGATAAACCCCGTGACACTACGATGGCGTGAGTGTTCAATTTGGCACAAGTTTTTAAGCTCTCCAAACACCGTTTCAACCAAAGAGCGATGATTGAGTAGTGCCTCATCCATAGGCTCAAGTAATTGGGGTTTCATATTACGCCGAAGTTTGGTTATCAACGTGGTATCACTGTGTTTTGTGAGCCACTCGTTTAGGGCTTTACTGATATAGCCTCTATCCCCAAACACCTTGCCAAACACAGGCGTTGCCATATCCTTAACAGGCACTCTGTCATCCGTATTACCCGCAGTGACTTTAACAGATACAAGCTCGCCCTTATGATTGATAATGGCGTGCAGCTTAAAGCCATAGAACCAGCCCATGCTGCTTTTGCCTCGGGTTGCAAGTCCCTTAAAGACTTTATGACGGTAGATACGCTTGTTATGACAAACTGCTATCTTGGTTGAATCAATATAGCTGATACCCGTACAGTCGCCCATCATGCTTTGCAAGTAGCTGCACAGTGGCATGATACTGCGCGGCACAAGCTCTATAAATCGCGAGTAGCTCGGCAGATTTGGAAACTCCCGTTTCATCATGCCAAGCATATGGTGGTAGTAAAACGCCTTAAACTGTCGATACCGCAG
The sequence above is a segment of the Psychrobacter fulvigenes genome. Coding sequences within it:
- a CDS encoding IS1595-like element ISPssp3 family transposase, with amino-acid sequence MRKSKLSWYKQSRLIELFVAGSTARTAASLVGVNKTTASYYFHRLRLLIYENSQDPGLFEGEIEVDESYFGGTRKGKRGRGAGSKVPVFGLLKRNGKVYACIIPNAKADTLIPIIREKVKPDSIVYTDSFKSYNALDVSEFTHYRINHSKTFVNDKNHINGIENFWNQAKRHLRKFNGVPKEHFHLYLKECEWRFNHSDPKSQLLQLKQWVKQGLS
- a CDS encoding IS982 family transposase, which encodes MDNLTELYCHIDDFYQQFKPEFDAHLIATGHQRLRACQISVAEIMTILVLFHQLRYRQFKAFYYHHMLGMMKREFPNLPSYSRFIELVPRSIMPLCSYLQSMMGDCTGISYIDSTKIAVCHNKRIYRHKVFKGLATRGKSSMGWFYGFKLHAIINHKGELVSVKVTAGNTDDRVPVKDMATPVFGKVFGDRGYISKALNEWLTKHSDTTLITKLRRNMKPQLLEPMDEALLNHRSLVETVFGELKNLCQIEHSRHRSVTGFITNLLSGLIAYCWFPYKPTIKNMPQQGQVATL